From a region of the Oryza sativa Japonica Group chromosome 6, ASM3414082v1 genome:
- the LOC4341373 gene encoding uncharacterized protein, translated as MANTSIVYQQAATSVMVSHGEQLCRKPNDAQRNLERGILVTIFSSAVLMDYFVDGPPWTEGSNGGLVFTATLLLAFATFICGSALMLVGLAGRLFSGGRRVAVVSMCLVVALSAQTLLGLLISAFPYVQDLTSLCRLCIPER; from the exons ATGGCAAACACAAGTATTGTTTATCAACAGGCTGCAACTTCAGTGATGGTTTCTCAT GGAGAGCAGCTATGCCGGAAACCCAACGACGCCCAGCGGAATCTGGAGCGCGGCATCCTGGTGACCATCTTCAGCTCCGCCGTTCTAATGGACTACTTCGTCGACGGGCCTCCATGGACGGAAGGGTCCAACGGCGGCCTGGTCTTCACCGCCACGCTGCTGCTCGCGTTCGCGACCTTCATCTGCGGCAGCGCCCTCATGCTGGTCGGCCTCGCCGGGCGCCTCTtctccggcggccgccgcgtcgccgtcgtctccatgTGCCTCGTCGTAGCTCTATCCGCGCAAACCTTGCTTGGTCTGCTCATCAGCGCGTTCCCGTACGTGCAAGACCTCACCAGTCTTTGCCGGTTGTGCATACCTGAGCGTTGA